The Paenibacillus sp. RUD330 genome has a segment encoding these proteins:
- the flhB gene encoding flagellar biosynthesis protein FlhB, with amino-acid sequence MRLRFKVDLQLFNGEKTEKATPKKRSEARDKGQIAKTHELPGAFIILFVIGSFLVLGGYYKERIYRIFGSLFNDWLTLDLTSGNVMSLFYHVMMELLMLLAPILLLAFVAAAAFNYVQVGFLLTGTPLKPDFKKLSPISGFKNIFSMRSVAEFFKSIIKLIVVGVVVFYTIWGEWGRILMLGHSPVEDIFTFTAGLTLKLGLEFASLMIVIAAADYFYQKYEYEKNLRMSKQDIKDEYIKSEGNPLIKGKIKERQRKMALQRMMQEVPKADVVITNPTHFAIAIRYDGARMQAPVILAKGMDYVALRIKEVAKENGVVTMENRPLARALYDRTEIGDSIPPDLFQAVAEVLAYVYKLKGRSKSS; translated from the coding sequence ATGAGGCTCCGGTTCAAAGTCGACCTGCAGCTGTTCAACGGCGAGAAGACCGAAAAAGCGACGCCGAAGAAGCGCAGCGAGGCTCGCGACAAGGGCCAGATCGCCAAAACCCACGAGCTTCCCGGCGCTTTCATCATTCTGTTCGTCATCGGAAGCTTCCTCGTGCTCGGAGGGTATTACAAGGAACGGATCTACCGTATTTTCGGCAGCCTGTTCAACGACTGGCTGACTCTGGATCTGACCTCGGGCAACGTCATGTCGCTGTTCTATCACGTCATGATGGAGCTGCTCATGCTGCTGGCCCCGATTCTGCTGCTCGCGTTCGTGGCGGCTGCGGCATTCAACTACGTGCAGGTAGGGTTTCTGCTCACGGGGACGCCGCTCAAGCCGGACTTCAAGAAGCTGAGCCCGATCAGCGGCTTCAAGAACATCTTCTCGATGCGGTCGGTCGCGGAATTCTTCAAGAGCATCATCAAGCTGATCGTTGTCGGAGTGGTCGTGTTCTACACGATCTGGGGAGAATGGGGACGCATTCTCATGCTGGGACATTCTCCCGTCGAAGACATCTTCACGTTCACAGCCGGCCTGACCTTGAAGCTCGGCCTCGAATTCGCCTCGCTCATGATCGTCATCGCGGCGGCGGACTATTTCTATCAGAAATACGAGTACGAGAAGAATCTGCGGATGTCCAAGCAGGACATCAAGGATGAGTACATCAAGAGCGAGGGCAACCCGCTCATCAAAGGGAAGATCAAGGAGCGGCAGCGGAAGATGGCGCTTCAGCGCATGATGCAGGAAGTGCCCAAGGCCGATGTCGTCATTACGAACCCGACCCACTTCGCCATCGCCATCCGTTACGACGGCGCGCGCATGCAGGCTCCGGTCATTCTGGCGAAAGGCATGGATTACGTCGCCTTGAGGATCAAGGAAGTCGCGAAGGAGAACGGAGTCGTCACGATGGAGAACCGTCCGCTGGCGAGAGCCTTGTACGACAGGACGGAAATAGGGGACAGCATCCCGCCGGATTTGTTCCAAGCGGTCGCGGAAGTGCTGGCCTATGTATACAAGCTGAAAGGCCGCAGCAAATCATCTTAA
- the fliR gene encoding flagellar biosynthetic protein FliR: MTSFFVVAPVFSTRTVPARLKIGLGFAVSLLVYFSFGIKQTAAADAGFILLILQEILIGLLLGFIVYLFFTVVQTAGAFIDLQMGLAMSNIIDPLSGTSAPITGNLKYMVLTLLFLTMNGHLYMLQALMNSYSWLPLKLGLMEHISSGLISDFLVRAFSESFLLALQIAAPIVVAMFLTDVGLGFLARTAPQYNVFVIGAPLKIMLGILLLMLLMPSLGVLFGHLFSLMFEKLGELFNAVGSQGGTGS, encoded by the coding sequence ATGACCTCTTTTTTTGTAGTCGCGCCTGTCTTTTCCACTCGAACCGTGCCGGCGAGGCTCAAGATCGGTCTCGGTTTCGCCGTTTCGCTTCTTGTGTACTTCTCGTTCGGAATCAAGCAGACGGCTGCTGCCGATGCGGGCTTTATCCTGCTGATCCTCCAGGAAATCCTGATCGGCCTCCTGCTTGGATTCATCGTCTACCTGTTCTTCACCGTCGTCCAGACGGCCGGCGCCTTCATCGATCTGCAGATGGGTCTCGCCATGTCGAACATCATCGATCCGCTGAGCGGAACCTCGGCGCCTATTACCGGCAATCTCAAGTATATGGTGCTGACGCTGCTGTTTCTGACGATGAACGGCCATCTGTACATGCTGCAGGCGTTGATGAACAGCTACAGCTGGCTGCCTCTGAAGCTGGGACTCATGGAGCATATCTCCAGCGGCTTGATCTCGGACTTCCTCGTCAGGGCGTTCTCCGAGTCTTTCCTGCTCGCCCTGCAGATCGCGGCGCCGATCGTCGTAGCCATGTTCCTGACGGATGTCGGCCTTGGCTTCCTGGCTCGGACAGCGCCTCAATACAATGTATTCGTCATCGGCGCCCCGCTCAAAATTATGCTCGGCATCCTGCTGCTGATGCTGCTGATGCCGTCTCTCGGCGTACTGTTCGGGCATCTGTTCAGCCTGATGTTCGAGAAGCTCGGCGAGCTGTTCAACGCTGTCGGCAGCCAAGGCGGGACAGGCTCTTGA
- the fliQ gene encoding flagellar biosynthesis protein FliQ — protein sequence MSSNFIIGLAGQAMFVMLKASAPMLILGLVVGLAVSIFQATTQIQEQTLAFVPKIVAVLAAVLLFGPWILNTLVDFTYNLLNNLHNYIG from the coding sequence ATGAGTTCCAATTTCATCATCGGCTTGGCGGGTCAAGCGATGTTCGTCATGCTGAAAGCGAGCGCGCCCATGCTCATTCTCGGGCTTGTCGTCGGACTGGCCGTCAGCATTTTTCAAGCCACGACCCAGATCCAGGAACAGACGCTTGCGTTCGTCCCCAAGATCGTCGCCGTATTGGCCGCGGTGCTGCTGTTCGGCCCGTGGATATTGAACACGCTGGTGGATTTCACCTACAACCTGCTGAACAACCTGCACAACTATATCGGGTAG
- the fliP gene encoding flagellar type III secretion system pore protein FliP (The bacterial flagellar biogenesis protein FliP forms a type III secretion system (T3SS)-type pore required for flagellar assembly.), with protein MTRKRMLSLMTVLAMSLAWQSAAYAEPLPGIDINIGGDSAGGTSAVSILLMVTVLTVAPSFLILMTSFTRIVIVLGFVRTSLGTQQMPPNQVLIGLALFLTLFVMSPTLSQVNDTALQPYMKGELTQTEALEKAAVPMKKFMFQHTREKDLLLFLNYTKAEKPKTYQDIPITVLVPAYAISELKTAFQMGFMIFIPFLIIDMVVSSTLMAMGMMMLPPVMISLPFKILLFVLVDGWYLVIKSLLLSFNPS; from the coding sequence ATGACAAGAAAACGTATGCTTTCGCTGATGACTGTCCTGGCCATGTCGCTCGCCTGGCAGAGCGCCGCTTATGCCGAGCCTCTGCCGGGCATCGATATCAATATTGGCGGGGACAGCGCCGGAGGAACGAGCGCTGTATCCATCCTATTGATGGTGACCGTTCTGACGGTTGCTCCTTCCTTCCTTATTCTTATGACCAGCTTCACCCGGATCGTCATCGTGCTTGGTTTCGTGCGTACTTCGCTCGGAACCCAGCAGATGCCTCCAAATCAGGTTCTGATCGGTCTGGCGTTGTTCCTGACGCTGTTCGTCATGTCTCCAACGCTGTCGCAAGTGAATGATACGGCTCTGCAGCCTTATATGAAGGGCGAGCTGACTCAGACGGAGGCGCTTGAAAAAGCGGCTGTGCCGATGAAAAAGTTCATGTTCCAGCATACGAGGGAAAAAGACCTGCTGCTGTTTCTGAACTACACCAAGGCGGAAAAGCCCAAAACCTATCAGGATATTCCGATCACGGTGCTGGTGCCGGCTTACGCGATCAGCGAGCTGAAGACAGCGTTCCAGATGGGATTCATGATCTTCATTCCCTTTTTGATCATCGACATGGTTGTTTCCAGTACGCTGATGGCGATGGGGATGATGATGCTGCCGCCGGTGATGATATCGCTTCCTTTCAAAATTCTGCTGTTTGTTCTCGTAGACGGATGGTATTTGGTCATCAAGTCGCTTCTGCTCAGCTTTAATCCGTCATGA
- a CDS encoding flagellar biosynthetic protein FliO, protein MPHFASGGMTGSVVWVLVSLALVIGLITLLIRWLSKRSQLMGGARALEQLGGLTLGPNKSIQVIEAAGRIYVVGVGENVTLLDRFPAGEEADSLRSQLLEKRNAASGVPLGEWMRRIQGKAGEGNRSVQASADDGKEEAKRFQKLLNQKLEQQSRQQEELEQLFQESRDRDRLRDE, encoded by the coding sequence GTGCCGCACTTCGCGAGCGGGGGCATGACGGGGAGCGTCGTCTGGGTGCTCGTCTCGCTTGCTCTTGTCATCGGATTGATCACCCTCCTCATTCGCTGGCTCTCCAAGCGAAGCCAGCTGATGGGGGGCGCAAGAGCTCTTGAACAGCTTGGAGGGTTGACGCTCGGACCGAACAAGTCGATCCAGGTCATTGAAGCGGCTGGCAGAATCTATGTTGTCGGCGTCGGCGAGAACGTGACGCTTCTGGACCGGTTCCCGGCAGGGGAAGAAGCGGACAGCCTCCGCAGCCAGCTGCTGGAGAAGCGCAATGCCGCATCCGGCGTACCGCTGGGGGAATGGATGCGCAGAATCCAAGGCAAGGCAGGAGAAGGGAACCGCTCTGTTCAAGCTTCGGCCGATGACGGCAAGGAAGAGGCGAAGCGGTTCCAGAAGCTGCTGAATCAAAAGCTCGAGCAGCAATCCAGACAGCAGGAAGAGCTTGAACAGCTGTTCCAGGAATCTAGAGACAGGGATCGGTTGAGGGACGAATGA
- a CDS encoding response regulator codes for MANRILIVDDAAFMRMMIRDILTKNGYEVVGEAQDGSQAIERYKEVKPDLITMDITMPEMDGIAALKEIRKIDPNVKVIMCSAMGQQAMVIDAIQAGAKDFIVKPFQADRVIEAIKKTLG; via the coding sequence ATGGCAAACCGTATTCTGATCGTTGATGACGCTGCATTCATGCGAATGATGATTCGCGATATTCTGACTAAAAATGGCTACGAGGTCGTGGGCGAGGCTCAGGACGGATCGCAGGCAATTGAAAGATACAAGGAAGTCAAGCCGGATCTGATTACGATGGACATCACGATGCCGGAGATGGACGGCATCGCCGCATTGAAGGAAATCAGGAAAATCGACCCGAACGTTAAAGTCATCATGTGCTCGGCCATGGGCCAGCAAGCGATGGTCATCGATGCCATTCAAGCTGGGGCGAAGGATTTCATCGTGAAGCCGTTCCAGGCTGACCGGGTCATCGAGGCCATCAAGAAGACGCTTGGGTAA
- the fliY gene encoding flagellar motor switch phosphatase FliY, whose protein sequence is MTSKDYLSQEEIDALLRQSSDGYSAAPSDTAGEAQISQYLSSIEQDALGEIGNITFGSAATALSTLLGRKVDITTPQVALIKREDLADEFPRPHVAVSVSYVEGFQGINSLVIRTKDAGVIADLMLGGEGDVGQTELNDIHISAVQEAMNQMMGSSATSMSTIFNRMVNISPPGIDILDVEQGGGLAQLPPDDVFIKVSFRLMIGDLIDSTIMQLLPVNFAKQMVDTLMGGSGDEAAASSAAPAAESASAAPHSEPLAQPSVQQQPVHEQPVHQQPAQQQPVHEQQAYQQPAADMYAATANHNQGPQTFGAPAGRNVNVQPVQFSGFQPGYPQGDESNLGLLLDIPLKVTVELGRTQKQIKDILELSQGSIIELDKLAGEPVDILVNNKLIAKGEVVVIDENFGVRVTDIVSQWDRMTKIQ, encoded by the coding sequence ATGACGAGTAAGGATTATTTGTCCCAGGAGGAGATCGATGCCCTGCTCCGGCAGAGCTCGGACGGTTATTCCGCCGCTCCTTCCGATACGGCAGGCGAGGCGCAGATCTCCCAATACCTGAGCTCCATCGAGCAGGATGCACTGGGCGAGATCGGCAACATCACGTTCGGAAGCGCGGCAACCGCGCTGTCTACCCTGCTGGGAAGAAAAGTGGACATCACGACTCCGCAGGTGGCCTTGATCAAGCGGGAAGATCTCGCCGACGAGTTCCCCCGGCCTCATGTCGCGGTGTCGGTCAGCTATGTAGAAGGCTTCCAAGGCATCAATTCGCTCGTCATCCGGACAAAGGATGCCGGCGTTATCGCCGATCTGATGCTTGGCGGCGAAGGCGACGTCGGCCAGACGGAGCTCAATGACATCCATATCAGCGCCGTGCAGGAAGCGATGAACCAAATGATGGGCTCCTCGGCGACATCGATGTCGACCATCTTCAACCGGATGGTCAACATCTCGCCTCCCGGCATCGATATCCTCGATGTGGAGCAGGGCGGAGGACTCGCCCAGCTGCCGCCGGATGACGTCTTCATCAAAGTCAGCTTCCGGCTGATGATCGGAGACTTGATCGATTCGACGATCATGCAGCTGCTGCCGGTCAACTTCGCCAAGCAGATGGTCGACACGCTGATGGGCGGAAGCGGAGATGAGGCCGCCGCGTCATCTGCGGCTCCGGCGGCCGAATCGGCTTCGGCAGCTCCGCATTCGGAACCGCTTGCGCAGCCTTCCGTCCAGCAGCAGCCGGTCCACGAACAGCCCGTCCATCAACAGCCTGCGCAGCAGCAGCCTGTCCACGAACAGCAGGCCTATCAGCAGCCGGCGGCCGATATGTACGCCGCAACCGCTAACCACAACCAAGGCCCGCAGACATTCGGCGCTCCGGCAGGCCGCAACGTCAACGTCCAGCCGGTTCAATTTTCCGGTTTCCAGCCGGGATATCCTCAGGGAGACGAGAGCAATCTCGGCCTGCTCCTCGATATTCCGCTGAAAGTAACCGTAGAGCTTGGACGCACGCAAAAACAGATCAAGGATATTCTTGAGCTGTCGCAGGGTTCCATCATCGAGCTCGACAAGCTGGCAGGCGAGCCCGTAGACATTCTGGTGAACAACAAGCTGATTGCAAAAGGCGAAGTTGTCGTCATCGATGAGAATTTCGGGGTCCGGGTCACGGATATCGTGAGCCAGTGGGACCGCATGACCAAAATTCAATAA
- the fliM gene encoding flagellar motor switch protein FliM, whose translation MVDVLSQNEIDALLAALSSGEMDAEELKKEESQKKIRAYDFKRAVRFSKDHIRSLTRIHENFARYLTTYFSAQLRTFVQISVVQVEQLPYDEFIRSIPKMTILNIFEAEPLEGRMVLEVHPNVAYSMVDRLLGGTGTAPAKIGALTEIETMIMEKIFSRAFESLQEAWKTVYDISPRLDSLETNPQFMQIVSPNETIALISLSTKIGDTTGMINLCIPHVVIEPIMPRLSVHHWFVSQKKSRAPEEVEILEQRVHKAKLPIIAELGESSITVREFMSLAAGDVISLKKPVGEGLHIKVGEKLKFIGSPGSVRDRLAVQVDEIVSEGADEDYDE comes from the coding sequence TGCGGAGGAGCTGAAGAAGGAAGAAAGCCAGAAGAAGATCCGCGCGTACGATTTCAAGCGGGCCGTCCGTTTTTCCAAGGACCATATTCGAAGCTTGACCCGGATTCATGAGAACTTCGCCCGATACTTGACGACTTATTTCTCGGCGCAGCTGAGAACGTTCGTGCAGATCAGCGTCGTGCAGGTCGAACAGCTGCCGTACGACGAATTCATCCGCTCGATTCCCAAAATGACCATTCTGAACATCTTTGAGGCGGAGCCGCTGGAAGGCAGGATGGTGCTTGAAGTCCATCCCAACGTGGCCTATTCCATGGTCGACAGGCTGCTTGGAGGCACAGGAACCGCTCCCGCCAAGATCGGGGCGCTCACGGAGATTGAAACCATGATCATGGAGAAAATCTTCAGCCGTGCCTTCGAAAGCCTGCAGGAAGCCTGGAAAACGGTGTACGACATTTCGCCCAGGCTGGATTCGCTTGAGACGAACCCGCAGTTCATGCAGATCGTTTCTCCCAACGAAACGATCGCTTTGATTTCATTGAGCACGAAAATCGGGGATACGACCGGCATGATCAACTTGTGCATTCCGCATGTGGTCATCGAGCCGATCATGCCGAGATTGTCCGTGCATCACTGGTTCGTCTCCCAGAAGAAGTCGCGCGCCCCTGAAGAAGTGGAGATCCTGGAGCAGCGCGTACATAAAGCGAAGCTGCCGATCATCGCCGAGCTCGGAGAATCCTCCATTACGGTGAGAGAGTTCATGAGCCTCGCCGCAGGAGATGTCATTTCCTTGAAGAAGCCGGTCGGCGAAGGCTTGCACATCAAGGTTGGAGAAAAGCTGAAGTTCATCGGCAGCCCGGGGTCGGTCCGCGACCGCCTCGCCGTCCAGGTGGACGAGATCGTAAGCGAAGGAGCAGACGAAGATTATGACGAGTAA